The Eptesicus fuscus isolate TK198812 chromosome 20, DD_ASM_mEF_20220401, whole genome shotgun sequence genome contains the following window.
GGACGGGGCGAAGCGCACTGAAAAGCGGATTGCCTTAACCATTTCTACCTTCACACTAAAAAAGGCGGCCATTGCTGGCCACTAAGGATTCCTGAAACCCAACAGCTTAACTAAGGCTGCTGGATTCTAAATGCTGACTGTAAGTGGGCTGCTCCCACTGATTGACACCTGGACCCAGCCATGTGCTCCTCCGGGCAGGTTCCGGCGATAAACGACGTGTATTACTCCCCCATGTGCATAAGCTCCTGCACCTGCCAGATCCAACTTTCCTCAACAGCTGTGATGCTGCGGGAGCCTAGGATGGGCACATGCCAACCGAACTAGGCCGCCGTTTGCATCAAGATACCGAAGCTTTTACTTTAAAAGCACAAGCCCTGCCTACACTCTCCTTTTTAAGAATCTTAAAATAGCTTAAGACCATGTACCAAACTTCAGAAAGTCCAATGACCTTTATCTAcaactttagttttcttttcccaGTTTCCTCAATGCTTCTCTATGGGTGTATTTCGAAATACTAAGAATTAAAAGGAGTATTTTCATAACTAAAAAGGGACAAGGCGGTCTCAGGTCCGTGGTAAAACCAAGGAGTCCTAGCATCCATTTGGCATTATACCACCAGTTCAAGAACGCCAACcccctgaaaacttgactatatTGAGATGTCAAGCTAAACGTGTTATTTCAGACACTCGGCTACACGTCCTCCCTCGGTGCCTTCATTTCAAAAGGCCACAAGCTCGTGTCCTCAGCACTCCATGGTGGTTACACGCGACGTACACTGGAAACCCGCTCCTCCAGCGCATCTGGACGTGACATAAAATGCCCACCGAGCTGTTAAGAAAGCTGCGATGATTCGCATTCAAAACAGGCCACTCGCTTCTCCTCCGAGCACCCAAGCTTTGCCTTCGCCTCCAGAACATCCAGCTGTGATTTCCACAGCCCAAGCCCCGGCGGCCCGCCCGCCCGACCGACACGTAGCCACTCCACGTCGGGCCCGGCTGCTCCAGGATACTCTCCAGGCTCAGGCTGTCCCCGAACTCTTTGTTTGCCTTCGATCCGGCCGAAGGTCGCTCGTTCTCCTTATTTTCTTCTCCTCCGGCACCGCGTCCACCGCCGCtaccgccgccgcccccgccgccgccgccgccgccaccaggTACCTGTTTCTCAGCAGCCATCTTGCCCGAGTGCCGCAGAGCAGGACGGGACAGAGGAGGCGTGGCGACCGCGGCGGGAGAGAGCGGGACCTGCCAGGCGGAGGCTGATGGGATAGCGGCGGACTGCCCTCCCCGTCCCGGCCCTCCGGAGCCAGCCACTGGTCGGAGGGCGGCTCCATGCTAACGGGAAGAAGCCCCACAGAAGGCTGCGTGTTGCATAGGTCCATTGATATgcaatgtccagaataggcaattctatagagacagaaagtagtggTTGCCTCCGGCTGAGAGTGGGGGTGGAGATGGGAGACTTACGGCTAAAAGGGTAGAGGTttctttggggggcgggggaaatgTTCCAAAATGGATTGTGGTGGTTGTACAATTCTgtatgtaatattaaaaaaaaaaaaagacttaaaatggGTATAGTGCATggtatgttaaatatatttcaataaaaaatttttgaagTCAGTCAGATTGGGTTAGTCAAAACTTTGCAGTGGCGCCTCATTTTTCTCAGCCTAGAGCTAGAAGCAGCCGTCCTTACAATGGAAAAAAGCCCCGCATGCTGTgcccctcacctcctctcctgccaaTCTCCTTCCAGTCCATGCAGCACAGTCATACCAGCCTCCTTGCGCAGGGACCCTGCTGTAGGGCCGGCACTGGCTGTCCATCTGGAATGCTCTTCACCTAGATATCTACTAATGTAGCTCCCTCACTTTGTTCAAgtctcttttattaatatagatgatgatgatgatgattattattactgatttcagaggaaggaagagggagagagagagaaacatcattgatgggtgaccatcattgatcggctgcctcctgcatgccccacactggggattgagcccacaacccgggcatgtgccctgaccgggaattgaaccatgacctcctgggagACAGTCATTGAGCCTGgaaccggggcatgtgccttgaccaggaatggaactgtggcctcctggttcataggctgatgaaCCACTGAGCATTACGGGCCAGCTCTGCTACTTTATATTAACGTTTTCCCTGTTTGGGTACCTGACTGGGgtcagaaggaagagaagaatttGATTCATTCAGATTCAACCACTGGCTTCAGGCCTCGCAGACACGTCTCATTCTCACCAGAGCCCTCTGCGAAGGCGTTCTTTTCCcactttacagctgaggaaattgaggcataaCGCCAAGGACGGAGGCTGACACGCaggagatgctcagtaaatactgtTTATTGGATTGAAGTGGAGGGCGAAACGTCCAATAAGCAagtcccctcatccccacccaGGCTCTCTGGGGTCTCGGAGCTCTCCTGTGAGGTCGGTGGAAATTAAGACTGGGAAGAGGCGTGGAGTACCCCGCAGGCCAGTCCCACTCACCAACTCCCGAAACCCGAGGGGCCCCCCATCTGCCTCCGCCCCTTGTCTCCTCCCCACCGCCACCTCTGAGCACCCGCAGGGAAATCTTCCGGGGAGCCCTCAGTCCGGGGAGGTCCGGCGCCCCCACCAGGCTTCAGGGAAGCAGGGGCgccgcgcgcgcacacacacacacacacacacacacacacacacacacacacacacacacgcaggctcTGCGATCGTTCCCTCCACTCGTGTTTGCGGGGAGGTCAGTTCGCCGCTCAGCCCGGCACAGCCCGGACCCGGGGCTGGAACGCGCCGACGACGCCAGAGGGCCCTGCGCCCCGGACTGGGCTGCCCGCGCCTCCGCAAGGACCCGCCAGGGCCACCCGACAGCCCTGGGGGGCCATCCCACCGCTTCAGCTGCTCGCTCCTCCCCCGGGGCCCCGCGCACCCGGGCTCCCGCTCCCGCCGCGGCCGAGCTCACTCGCCTGCAGCCCGCGGAGTGGCGCTGGGCGCTGCCGCCGCCGCAGGAGCAGCCGGAGCTGCGCGCTCGCCCGGACTCAGACGGTGCGGGAGCCCGGGCTGCCTCGGGTTCGGCCGCGCCATGAATGACTCGGGGGGCCCTGGGGCCGAGGACGCGAGccaggcgggcggcgggggcagcTGGCAGCCCGAGGCGGTCCTCGTGCCCATGCTCTTCGCGCTCATCTTCCTCGTGGGCACCGTGGGCAACGCCCTGGTGCTGGCCGTGCTGCTGCGCAGCGGCCGGGCCGTCAGCACCACCAACCTGTTCATCCTCAACCTGGGCGTGGCCGACCTGAGCTTCATCGTGTGCTGCGTGCCCTTCCAGGCCACCATCTACACCCTGGACGGCTGGGTGTTCGGCGCGCTGCTCTGCAAGGCCGTGCACTTCCTCATCTTCCTCACCATGCACGCCAGCAGCTTCACGCTGGCCGCCGTCTCGCTGGACAGGTACCCGCGCCCTGGCACCCCCGGGGCCGGTCACTGTGGCAGGGGCGGGACCCGAGGGTCCAGGAGAGAGGCACCGAGAGTAGAAAAGGACTCCACCGGGCAGagggcccgggagggagggaagacaagCTGGAGTGTTGGTGAGAGAGGAgtaagggggggcggggggggggctgcagtGTTCCTCCATCAGCTGCGTCCCTGGCGCTGCAGACGGGagacctcagctctccagcgccGCCGGCAGCCGCAAAGCGCAGCGTTTGGGGTACAGAGCGTTTTCCCGTGCTTGGTCCCGCTTGAGGCTCAATGTCcctgtgagatgggggtgggcGGGGTTACTGTGCCCACAGCACAGACGGGGAGGCCGAGGAGTTCATCAGCGCCCAGCCAGTCATTGTGTGAGGGAAGCCAGCGCTCATGGCGTCAAACTCAGCCTCGACGCCACGGTTTGCTCGGCGCACTGGACTCTGGTCCGGACTTGGGAAGTTGGGTCCTTCGTGGGGGCCCATGCCACACGCCCGAGGTCCCCCTAGCTTGGCCCCACCCCTTCTgcaccccacctccaggcccaggTCAAGGGCAGGGAGAGGAACGCGCAGAACTCGCCCACCCCCTAAGCCAGAACTTGGAAGGACACCTGAGGAGGAAATGCGGGTCTGACCACGGTACCTCCCCGCTCCCCTGTGTCCCCACGCgctgcccctctcccctgcaaGAGGAGCGGGGCGACCCCACATTCCACATGCGCCTCCCAGGCCCACGGAGCGCGGAGTGTGTGGGTTCCGGAGCGCGGGTGCGGCCCAGGGAGCGTGGGCTTCCCTGGGAGGTTGCTCGCCTGACGTTGCCAGGCCGTCTCCGCGAGGCGCCCGGATCCTCCCTCCCCGGGCAGCGTCACGGGTGGGCAGTAGTCCCGGAAAGAGCAGACGAGTGGCCTCTACGTGCGCCTTTCCTGCTGCCGGGTCGCCCTCGGGGGGTGTGCGCTGTGACCGTGCACCGAGGACCGTCCTGGAGAGCGGGTGTGGGGCCCGCGGTGCATAGGTCCTGGGCTGAAGGCGCAAATCCGCTCGCTCGGCTGACACCTCCCTTCCCGGTCCGACCCGCAGGTACCTGGCCATCCGCTACCCGCTGCGCTCCCGCGAACTGCGCACGCCTCGCAACGCGCTGGGGGCCATCGGGCTCATCTGGGGGCTGTCGTTGCTCTTCTCCGGGCCCTACCTGAGTTACTACCGCCAGTCGAGGTTGGCCAACCTGACCGTGTGCCACCCGGCGTGGAGCGCGCCCCGACGCCGCGCCATGGACCTCTGCACCTTTGTCTTCAGCTACCTGCTGCCCATGCTGGTGCTCGGCCTGACCTACGCGCGCACGCTGCGCTCCCTCTGGCGCGCGGTCGACCCCGTGGCCGCGGGACCGGGCGCCCGGCGCGCCAAGCGCAAGGTGACGCGCATGATCCTCGTGGTGGCCGCGCTCTTCGGCCTCTGCTGGCTGCCTCACCACGCGCTCATCCTCTGCGTGTGGTTCGGCCGCTTCCCGCTGACGCGCGCCACCTACGCGCTGCGCATCCTCGCGCACCTGGTCTCCTACGCGAACTCCTGCGTCAACCCCATCGTCTACGCGCTGGTCTCCAAGCACTTCCGCCAGGGCTTCCGCAGGGTCTGCGCCGGCCTGCTGCGCCGCGCCCCGCGCGCCACCTCGGGCCGCCTGCGCGTCGCGGCGCCCGGCCCCCGCGGAGGCAGCGTGCTGGAGCGCGAGTCCACGGACCTGACCCAAGTGAGCGACGCGGCCGGGCCTCCCGCCCCTGCGCCGGCGCCTCCCGGCGGCCCGGCCTCGTGCCAGGTTCCGGGCTCGTCCTGGCGGGACCAAAAGGTCCCCAACGGCAGCCTGGCCGTTAGTGTGACTTAGCGGGTGCGCTTGTGCGTTAAAGGACTGGAGCCAGAGGTCGGGGAGGGGTGCATGCTTTCCTCTGTGAATAAAATGCGCAAACCATTTCACGTGCCGTGACGCGCTGTCTTGAGGTTCTGCGGTAACAAGTCTCCGGGCCTTCACAGGGCGACTTGGGCTGGTTGGGTGCGGGTATGCGCCCTCAAGACCGCGGAGTTAAAAATCTGCGTAGAAATTCCCGAACGCGCGAGGCTGGGGAGCACGCGCCAGGGGAAGGCTCTTTGCACGCGGCCATCTGGAAGCAAATAGATCGGCAaacccgccgccgccgccgatgCGTGTGGCCCAGACCGGCAGGGTGGCTGAGCACTCCATACAGTTCGATGAGGGACGCAGACACTGTTCCTAGTAGCGTTCGTGCGCCCGTGTGTGGCGGGGCCTCGGCTGCTTCCAGCTCCCTGGGACCCTTTCGAGTCCCAGCAGCCCTATCCGCGCCTACAAACTGCAAGCTTTGGGGTGTCCTCCCCGAGCTGCAGCTGTCTGGGCCCAGGTCTCCAGCAGCTCGGGTTATACTTTGGGACAGGAAAGtcgacccccaccccccgcgggtCCTGTTCGGGGACACACCGGTGGCTCTGAGGCACTGCTGCCTGGCTCAGGCTGAGAATCTGGTGCGCGAACAGGAACGCCCTGGCGCTTTGCTCTTGAACTAGCCCCCGCCTCTCCCCGGGTTCCCCGCTCCTGGAGTCCTTGGGCCAAGGCTTTTCACACGAGGTGGGTTCAGTGTTGAAGGAGAGGCAGGGCACTCTCAAAGGCTGTGCCCATCTCACAAGGTGGAGGGCAGGGCACTTGGAGTTTTTAGCCGGGCGGGCACCACTATGGAAAGGCACCTGCCTAGCCCGGAAGGACCAAGGCGGGGTGCGGATGGGGCGGCTTTGTGCTTGCCGGGCCTACTTCGCTGGCCGTGAACTGGCAACCGGTTCCAGGTGGTGGAAGTGGAGCGGGACAgacagggcaggccagccaggcaggtgcagggtgggcgggcttggccctgggcttTGTCTCCGGGTGTTTGCAGAAccccgggtggggcgggggtgccAAGCCCAAGGCTCCAGGGTCATTGCACAGAGCAGCTGCCTTGACCAACTGCTCAGTCCCCCAGAGAAGAGCCCGAGACCGAGGTGTAGCTCGGGCGCTGCTGCCCCACCTCCTCTGCAGCCCGATGGCCCTGCGGCTCCTGCTCCATCTCGCCTTGCTGGGACTCGGCACCGCGAGGCCCTCGGTCCCGGGCCGCAGCCTCCGCGCACCAGCGGTTGGTAGGTGAAAGGCGCAAGGTCATGAGCTTTGGGATTTGAGCCCCAACGCACCCAGGTGACCTCGACCtccatccctcagcctggccgtcCTTCTTCGGCCTCAACTCACCCCTGGAGGGTCACGAAGCCACCCAGATTCCCAACAACGGGAGCGCGCCCCTGCTCGTGGCCGTGCAGGTGTTCGTGACAAACGTGTTTAACGTGGTGAGTGTCCTCGGGCCAAGGAGGGCGGGACCGAGTCCCTGGAGGGCTGCGCGCTCCTGCCTCCCTGTGCCATGTGGCAGCCAGCCCTCAGGTgccgcctgcccctccccaggacaTCCTTCGGTACACGGTGTCCTCCGTGCTGCTGCTTCGGCTGGTGAGAGCctcggggggtggggcagaacccGCTCAGACATACGGTCTCCAACCTGCCAAGCCGAGAGGCTCGTACGCAGAGCCAGAGCCTTAGTGGGTCCTTGTGCCCGCAGTCCTGGCTGGACACGCGCCTGGCCTGGAACGCGAGTGTGCACCCGCGGCGCGTGCTTACCCTGCCCTGGGACTCCCTGTGGACACCGGGACTCACCATCCAGGAGGCGTGAGTCCTCGTCCCAGGAACCACTGCACGTCCCCGTGTCACCCCCAGAGGCCCTTAGTGAATGCCCTCTCCTGGCGGGCCTGGCAGAGCACGTGTTCCCCTCCCTCTTGGAAccctgagggcagggggtggcatgcccgtctccccccgcccccttcaggGGGGCTGGGGCTCTGGCTGTGGTGCCTTTCCCCGCAGGCTCTGGGTGGACTGGCAGGACCCGAGTCCACGGGCCCAAGTGGACCAAGATGGCCACGTCGAGCTCTACCTGGCCCTCACCACGGAGACCAACTGTGACTTCGAGCTCCTCCACTTCCCCAGAGACCAGAGCAACTGCACCCTCAGCTTCTACGCCCTCAGCAACACCGGTGCTGACCAGCTGGGCGGGATGGATAGCGGGCCTGTGTCCACACCATCCGCCCCGGCTCAGGGGAGCTGAGCAGACCTAGGAGAACATGCTTCTCACCCTGCACCTCCCACTCAGACAGCAGCCCCGTCGCCCAGTGCTCCCTGCGGCCCCATTCAGTCTCCCCCTCCGCCTCAGCTAGCAAAGCAATTGCCCTCAACAGCCGGGCCAAGCTGCGGTGGCTGGGCCTCTGGTGTCAGCTCAGGTTGCCGTGGCCTCACCCCTGGAAACATCCTGAAGGTGTCGCCACCCAGGCAATACCCACAGACCCACCGGGTGATGCCCAGCTTGGCAGAAGGCCCACCCTTCCCTGACACCCATCCCCCCTGGGAAATGCCACAGCGGCCGCCCACGAACCCTAGTATTTCAGGTGTGAGATGAGACACTGGTGGATGAGTCTGCAACGGCGCCCCCTCCATGAAGTGGCGCCAAgtgcatttatttttacaatgaaaATCCGGCTATGAATCTGAAAAAGCCCTTCCTCTGACCGGAGAGAACTTggagggggggtgtggggggtaaaTAAGGCTGGGAAAGCCCTTGCATGGACCAGTGTCACctccaagtctgcccagcagccATCGGAAGTCTCCATCACCCCTGGGCTCCGGCTTgtgcctgcccctgctcccaggaGAGATTGGGGGGCAGCGGTAATTCTCAgctcactgctctcccctccctctcccagtgACGGAGCTGGAGTTCCAGGCCCACGTGGTGAATGAGATCGTGAGTGTCAAGAGGGAGTATGTAGTTCGGGATCTGAAAACCCAAGTCCCGCCCCAGCAGCTGGTGCCCTGCTTCCAGGTGTCGGTGAGTCAGCAGGTGGCTGGCGAGGGCGGCAGGGGTATCAAGGATGCAGAGCCAGAGGCATGACATCTATTGCCcgctcctgcacacacacccccaaagcCCCAACCTTATTCCTTCCAGCTGCACCTACAGAACACAGCACTGAAGGCCGTCATGGCTCTGTTGGTGCCTGGGGAGGCGCTGCTGTTGGCTGACATGTGCGGGGGGCTGCTGCCCCTGCAGGCCGCGGAGCGCACGGCCTACAAGGTGACCCTGCTGCTGGGCTACCTCGTGTTCCACTCCTCCCTGGTGcaggccctgcccagctcctcctcctgcaaCCCACTGCTCAGTAAGCCCTGTGCCCTCCCCGGCCCTCTGCGCGGCTCCCTGGGCACTGGAGGCACAGGCGCGGCCCCTGacttggccccgcccctccccagttCACTACTTCACCGTCCTGCTGCTGTTGCTCTTCGTCAGCACCATGGAGACGGTGCTGCTGGCCGGGCTGCTGGCCTGGGACCACCTCAGGGCCAAgcgcagccccagcccagccccgagaGGGGAGCAGCAAGCTCAGGATGCAGGGCCTAGTCCTGAAGGTGGgtgaggaaggaggctgggggcaggttTGATGGGGCTGAGCTGGCAAGTTGCACCCGAGGGTGGGGTTGGGGTCGCTTGGCTAGAGGGCCTGGCACTCACTctgctggcccccatccctgagCTTCACGTTGGCCCTGGCAGCAGCAGGTCTGAGCCGGGAGCGAGGGGagcttccctgaaggcctggtgaCTGCGCTCCGCGAGGTGACCCTGTGCCTGGGAGCCTCTCTACAAGGGTCTTTCAACTCGAGGTGGCCGGGAGtgggccagccccatccccctaGTTGGGAATCTATGGGAGGGAGaagcctgctgccagtgcctgggtTCCTGCTCGGAGAGGGGTGGGGCGAGCCCTGGAGtgcagctcctgctcctgcctctcccccacagGGGCCACCAGAGGAGGCGCGGGGTCATGGAGGAGCTGGGCCGAGGTCGCCGACCACACCTTCTTCCTGTTCTACGTGGCAGGGGTGGTGTGCAGCCAGTTCATCTTCCTTGGACTCTGGATGTGGGCAACGTGCAAATCTGACCCAGCCCCTAGCGAGGCCGTACCCCACGGGGGGCAGCCAAGGCTGTAACAGGGCAGTGCTGGGGGTGCAGACCTGGGGTGGGCCCTGACAGGGTCTCTggagacaggaggagggaggccaACTCTTCCCTAAGCCTGGGGGTCCCccaggtcccccaggcccccctgagCTCTCCCTTCTGTGAGCACACAAGCCATGAGTGTGAAATAAACCCATCACCCAAGTGCAAGTGCCCCCAAGGGTCTGCCTCCATTGAGCTCGGCTGTTCACTCTTGTCCTATGTAGGTGGGGCCCCCACTCCATTCCCGAACTTCTCACCAGTGGCCACCAgtcacccgcccccacccccacactgctCCTTCTGTGACTCCAGCTGCTTGGCCTGGGCCAGGAGGCATGGGGGCCGGGACTCAGGGCCCTGAGGGTCAGGCCGCCTGGGGTGGTCAGGACTCCTAGCTGCTGAGCTGTGCTGGACCCCAGAGGGACTGGGGAGAGCGCCTCCTGGGGGCAGAACACGCAGCCCTCGGGATGTGGGCAATGGGGCATGTGCTGTCGGCACGGATTCTGAGCAGGTGAAGCTTGCTGGGTTTTGCTCGAGGCGCTCTGCGGCCACGTGGCCTCTGCCCCTCCACCCTCAGGCCTGAGCTGAAGGGGGAGCGCTCCCCCCGCTGTGAACGGGGCTGGCGGGGGTGGTTCTGCCTCCTGCTCGTGCTCACAGGCAGCGTGGGCAAGGCCTCTGTCTTCCCGTGTCCTTTCCCGTCTTGAAGCCCTCGTGCGGCCCCTGCAGGCTGTGCGCAGGGACACAAGCCAGGTGCGCAGGAAGCCGTGCAgggcagtgctggtttggtggagaatgggggtgggtgggagagggcatGGGGAGAGGCACAAtccagagcccagggcccagggccagggctcccGGCTCGGGCAGCGAAGCAACATCCGTCCCAAAGGACATCACACTCCCCGGGCCGAGGCAGGTTAACGGTTTATGTGTCCAATACCACGCTGCCCGGTGCCACCCGGCAGGGAGTGCGCAGGCTCAGGCGGAGGTGTCAAAGAGGCGGTCGATCATGTCGCCCACCTGCTCCACGTGGTACTTGATGTACTTCTCAGGGTTCTTGGTGAAGGGCACGTTGCCGTACCTGCCAGGCACTGAGGTCAGCGGGGAGCGtgccctcctccccgctccccggaGTCTAAGGCCTCCCCGTGGGGTGTCCCTGGGCACCGGCCCTGCCTGGCGTCGTCCTGAGGCAGAGCACTGAGCGAGGGGGAAGTGTGGGGGGGGCTCACCTGTGCAGAAAGGCCCCGTAGGTCTCCTTGACGATGTGCTTCTGAGCTTGGCGGATCTTGTCCCTCTGCTCCGTGTCGGGGATGGCCCAGGCTTTCTGGATCTTGCACAATTCTTCCAGGCCATCATTGAAGCCCTGCCACCAcaaggtgggaagagaagggacCCGGAGACAAACGTTGGGGTGTGTcgctccagcagcagcagcagcagccggggCAGGGACGGGCTCCCAACTCACCTTAAACCGCTCCTTGATCACCTGCCGCTCCTTGTCCCGGAGCTGGGGGCCGAGACAGCTCTCCTCAGAGAGAggcgcctgccccgcccctcccccagcgcccgagccccgccctctcctgctgccccgGTGGCCACAGGCATCCTCTGCTCTCACCCCACAGGGACTCCTGTCCATTTTCTCCCAGAGACATGGCCAACAGGATGACACCTGCCACACACCCCGCCCAGCCCAGGCGCTCAGCCCACCTTGACTCCCGGCTGGAACACGGGCAGGTTCTTCTCGGTGATGTAGTCCGTCACCTTTAACCAGCtgcagggagaggaagcagggcgGCCTCAGGCAGCTGCTCCCGGGCTggtttgctttgtgtgtgtgactGTTCTCTCTGGATCTACTGGGGGGTGTAGGGAGGGCAGGGATCCATCTGGGTCACAACTAAGCAAAACACAACTGAGGTTTTTCCTCGGGAATAGAAAGCGTTTGAGATGCTCGCTTTTAAAACTGGAACAGGAAACAGCAGTCAATAAACTGAACGAATGCTAGTGCCACCAACTCCGCTGCACAGCAGCCTCCTGGCAAGTGAAGACGGAGcagcaggggaggaggaaaggaggtggAGCGTCCTGGGAAGG
Protein-coding sequences here:
- the GALR2 gene encoding galanin receptor type 2, which translates into the protein MNDSGGPGAEDASQAGGGGSWQPEAVLVPMLFALIFLVGTVGNALVLAVLLRSGRAVSTTNLFILNLGVADLSFIVCCVPFQATIYTLDGWVFGALLCKAVHFLIFLTMHASSFTLAAVSLDRYLAIRYPLRSRELRTPRNALGAIGLIWGLSLLFSGPYLSYYRQSRLANLTVCHPAWSAPRRRAMDLCTFVFSYLLPMLVLGLTYARTLRSLWRAVDPVAAGPGARRAKRKVTRMILVVAALFGLCWLPHHALILCVWFGRFPLTRATYALRILAHLVSYANSCVNPIVYALVSKHFRQGFRRVCAGLLRRAPRATSGRLRVAAPGPRGGSVLERESTDLTQVSDAAGPPAPAPAPPGGPASCQVPGSSWRDQKVPNGSLAVSVT
- the ZACN gene encoding zinc-activated ligand-gated ion channel gives rise to the protein MALRLLLHLALLGLGTARPSVPGRSLRAPAVAWPSFFGLNSPLEGHEATQIPNNGSAPLLVAVQVFVTNVFNVDILRYTVSSVLLLRLSWLDTRLAWNASVHPRRVLTLPWDSLWTPGLTIQEALWVDWQDPSPRAQVDQDGHVELYLALTTETNCDFELLHFPRDQSNCTLSFYALSNTVTELEFQAHVVNEIVSVKREYVVRDLKTQVPPQQLVPCFQVSLHLQNTALKAVMALLVPGEALLLADMCGGLLPLQAAERTAYKVTLLLGYLVFHSSLVQALPSSSSCNPLLIHYFTVLLLLLFVSTMETVLLAGLLAWDHLRAKRSPSPAPRGEQQAQDAGPSPEGATRGGAGSWRSWAEVADHTFFLFYVAGVVCSQFIFLGLWMWATCKSDPAPSEAVPHGGQPRL